One genomic segment of Borrelia miyamotoi includes these proteins:
- a CDS encoding phospho-sugar mutase, whose translation MKNNKLKKKLEKYIQLEKNKYFKDEAIKLLKENNERETHNRFHKDIEFGTAGMRSIIGAGTYYINTYNVEKASQGIANYILEIIKNPKVVISYDARYFSKEFAYDAAKIFASNRFKVYIYKNPRPTPQLSYTVRKLDCDIGIMVTASHNTKEYNGYKIYWKGGAQIIPPNDTQIILKIQKTSNIKNTLSKQEGINKQKIIELNDEIDMQYIEKINEEFPDFNAKSKKINLKVAYTPLHGTGGTIIKKLFKGSKVELLTEPSQINPDPAFPTIKYPNPEDQAAMSRVIKLAKKENCDIAFATDPDADRMGIAFNEDKKWKILNGNQIACLLMNYLLSREDDPKNVFVIASFVTTPMLDKIAKKYNSTLFRTYTGFKWIGHLIDEIQKKEPNKKFILGCEESHGYLIGNATRDKDAFSAIKGVCYLMFQLKENQTTIGKYLQEMYKEFGYYKDFTINKNFKESNGDFLREELISKFRKENQKKFAGINIIKKLDYKTLKETDIKGNVHKIKEHKHTTNAIKFLLENEIEITIRPSGTEPKIKFYVSIHSRYEQKNNIFDIINSIKMEIEKY comes from the coding sequence ATGAAAAATAACAAACTTAAAAAAAAATTAGAAAAATATATCCAACTTGAAAAAAACAAATATTTTAAAGATGAAGCAATAAAATTACTAAAAGAAAATAATGAAAGGGAAACGCACAATAGATTTCATAAAGACATAGAATTTGGTACTGCTGGCATGAGAAGCATCATTGGAGCTGGAACATATTATATCAATACCTATAACGTTGAAAAAGCAAGTCAAGGAATTGCCAATTACATTCTTGAAATAATAAAAAACCCTAAAGTTGTAATAAGTTATGATGCAAGATATTTCTCAAAAGAATTTGCATACGACGCCGCTAAAATTTTTGCTTCAAATAGATTTAAAGTTTATATATACAAAAATCCAAGACCAACCCCCCAGTTATCCTATACAGTTAGAAAACTAGATTGTGATATTGGAATAATGGTAACAGCAAGTCATAACACAAAAGAATATAATGGATACAAAATATATTGGAAAGGAGGTGCTCAAATAATACCCCCTAATGACACACAAATAATATTGAAAATCCAAAAAACATCTAATATTAAAAATACACTTTCAAAACAAGAAGGAATAAACAAACAAAAAATAATTGAACTCAATGATGAAATTGATATGCAATATATAGAAAAAATAAACGAAGAATTTCCTGATTTCAATGCAAAAAGCAAAAAAATAAATTTAAAAGTAGCATATACTCCTTTGCATGGAACAGGAGGAACAATAATAAAGAAACTATTCAAAGGTAGTAAAGTAGAACTTCTAACTGAACCCAGTCAAATAAATCCCGATCCAGCATTTCCTACAATTAAATATCCTAATCCTGAAGATCAGGCTGCCATGTCCAGAGTAATAAAACTTGCAAAGAAAGAGAACTGTGATATTGCGTTTGCAACTGACCCAGACGCTGATAGAATGGGCATAGCTTTTAATGAAGATAAAAAATGGAAAATTTTAAACGGTAACCAAATTGCATGCCTCCTAATGAATTACTTATTATCCAGAGAAGATGATCCCAAAAATGTATTTGTGATAGCTTCTTTTGTCACAACTCCAATGCTAGACAAGATAGCAAAAAAATATAACTCAACATTATTCAGAACATATACAGGATTCAAATGGATAGGACATTTAATAGATGAGATACAAAAAAAAGAACCAAACAAAAAATTTATTCTAGGATGTGAAGAAAGTCATGGATACCTAATCGGAAATGCAACCAGAGACAAAGACGCATTTTCAGCAATAAAAGGAGTTTGCTATTTAATGTTTCAACTAAAAGAAAATCAAACAACAATAGGAAAATACCTACAGGAAATGTATAAAGAATTTGGATATTATAAAGACTTTACAATTAACAAAAATTTTAAAGAATCTAACGGAGATTTTTTAAGAGAAGAGTTAATATCGAAATTTAGAAAAGAAAACCAAAAAAAATTTGCAGGGATTAATATAATTAAAAAGCTAGACTACAAAACGTTAAAAGAAACTGATATTAAAGGAAATGTACATAAAATAAAAGAACATAAACATACCACAAATGCAATAAAATTTTTATTAGAAAATGAAATAGAAATAACGATCAGACCATCTGGAACAGAACCAAAAATTAAATTTTATGTATCCATACATTCAAGATACGAACAAAAAAACAATATTTTTGATATAATTAACAGTATAAAGATGGAGATAGAAAAATATTAA
- a CDS encoding LPS-assembly protein LptD, giving the protein MQKFLYRNVLKKSFVILFLINIFNYFVLFAQDVSDSRSLDNRKNLTLLQKANLKELELSSDEDLKKWALKEGIQEKDISKIKALLLEQFGISPNLFSKDIKDLGRYKIIIESTDNLENFTYELTEDENIIFKGRVSIVIEDVKDNKKHSIKGDKIIFNKKTKKLFSSGNVEYTLDLSVNDKLYFYGSELFVDFDSQNFLLKDGIVQKKIHKNLVDHIVSFGGKVLKRLDNEVNIIERAFITTSKVLEPYYSIKASKMWILPSGDFGFLNAVFYIGKVPIFYVPFFFKPGDNLFFYPSLGYSSRKGLTLFNTVYLFGKKSADINETSFLDFDLHAIYNTDKKPYIRNGYLTYFFAEDVVSKVNKDHVKFIFDIYSNLGFYLGFDFDLSNTLDVFKTFEGTFGIGLTRTLYQNSLSGGSYRSFEENSIKYSLFSFDNINKGDIFGFEVPFRYLLKSKSEFLVRDALFSVIFEHYSDPHVIIDFKDRLESSTLFSILSSQKDLSETENLIKTFDWNFSSFYNQTFSNNTLIDYRLNNFGFTFKLADYANIFGKSPKRIKDPTSRWFYLERVYIPYIDLNFQKDLYNSSWTYSFDDKNKEILMAPRVKNIGHDIVEDNKDKKNIKKHKEEKDLSKNLYLSPEPIVSNDFVKRDTFYLRFGINPYLKNNIFFENFKKSPQDFKYDVKAYLFDIKNKMNLKLHVDFYDQLVNFEDVLYLNTVEYNPLDKDYNLIAKDKKSEHSVINKTNLDLLPFVMYPSFSRSSIKYESKVTLYSFDRKYDQSSKVLDSKSSTIFWKSPETFYQEVNMGLIYDYRFLTTSLSGILKNTFENIYALSELKFTLEFPYLLQEVGVGIKYDKKFEEKKNKFPLKKINIDKNLKMSPALYYKIEPRYLDYLKLTFLVAYDPLINRVSELSFKFNSYDFKFAFAMKDEFEYKYDKSIGDFVKVGSTTKFVPYSLSTQYKRDLHTFKFFDEKFSFGLAIDVGWEMNLQKFVDNELWAEFIIEFKYAKFFELHFSTRSLNTKTFRYFSGYMNQVGLETINIFTDLLESFNFFDIQDRKESLFKIKKISTGFKFNFYDWKFGGEYSLNPDIFKDANDRYSSIWRNNFSIYISWNFFEPVKSSFENNASTNYKLLINRKSNR; this is encoded by the coding sequence ATGCAAAAATTCCTATACAGGAATGTTCTTAAAAAGTCTTTTGTAATATTATTTTTAATAAATATTTTTAATTATTTTGTCTTATTTGCTCAGGATGTTAGTGATAGTAGGAGTCTTGATAATAGGAAAAATCTGACTTTACTTCAAAAGGCTAATTTAAAAGAGCTTGAGCTTTCTAGTGATGAAGATTTGAAAAAATGGGCTTTAAAAGAAGGTATTCAAGAGAAAGATATTTCTAAAATAAAAGCGTTATTATTGGAACAATTTGGTATATCTCCTAATCTTTTTTCAAAAGATATAAAAGATTTAGGCAGATATAAGATAATTATTGAGAGTACAGATAATCTTGAAAATTTTACTTATGAGCTTACTGAGGATGAGAATATCATATTTAAAGGAAGAGTTAGTATTGTTATTGAAGATGTTAAAGATAATAAAAAGCACAGTATTAAGGGTGATAAAATTATTTTTAATAAAAAAACTAAGAAGCTTTTTTCTAGTGGGAATGTTGAATATACTCTTGATTTGAGTGTGAATGATAAGCTATATTTTTATGGTAGTGAATTATTTGTTGATTTTGATTCTCAAAATTTTCTTCTTAAAGATGGAATTGTTCAGAAGAAAATACATAAGAATTTAGTTGATCATATTGTTTCGTTTGGTGGAAAGGTTTTAAAGAGATTAGATAATGAGGTAAATATAATAGAAAGGGCTTTTATTACAACTAGTAAAGTTTTAGAGCCTTATTATTCTATTAAGGCTTCTAAGATGTGGATTTTGCCGTCTGGAGATTTTGGTTTTCTAAATGCCGTGTTTTATATAGGGAAAGTACCTATATTTTATGTTCCGTTTTTTTTTAAGCCAGGTGATAATTTGTTTTTTTATCCATCTTTAGGATATTCTTCAAGGAAGGGTCTTACCCTTTTTAATACTGTATATTTGTTTGGGAAAAAGTCTGCTGATATTAATGAGACTTCTTTTTTAGATTTTGATTTGCATGCAATATATAATACAGATAAAAAACCTTATATTAGAAATGGTTATTTAACTTATTTCTTTGCAGAAGATGTTGTCTCTAAAGTTAATAAGGACCATGTTAAATTTATTTTCGATATTTATTCTAATTTGGGATTTTATTTAGGTTTTGATTTTGATTTAAGTAATACTTTGGATGTTTTTAAAACTTTTGAAGGTACTTTCGGCATAGGTTTAACAAGGACTTTATATCAGAATAGTCTATCTGGTGGTTCCTATAGGTCTTTTGAAGAAAATAGTATAAAGTACTCTCTTTTTAGTTTTGATAATATAAATAAGGGTGATATATTTGGATTTGAGGTGCCATTTAGATATTTACTTAAATCTAAATCAGAATTTTTAGTTCGTGATGCGCTTTTTTCAGTGATTTTTGAGCATTATTCAGATCCTCATGTGATAATTGACTTTAAAGATAGATTAGAGAGTTCCACACTTTTTTCTATTTTGAGTTCTCAAAAAGATTTATCAGAAACAGAAAATCTGATAAAAACATTTGATTGGAATTTTTCTTCTTTTTATAATCAAACTTTTAGTAACAATACTCTTATTGATTATAGATTAAATAATTTTGGATTTACTTTTAAGTTGGCAGATTATGCGAATATCTTTGGTAAATCTCCTAAAAGAATTAAGGACCCAACTAGTAGATGGTTTTATTTAGAAAGAGTTTATATTCCTTATATTGATTTAAATTTTCAGAAAGATCTTTATAATAGCAGTTGGACATATTCTTTTGATGATAAAAATAAAGAGATACTTATGGCACCCAGAGTTAAAAATATTGGACATGATATTGTAGAAGATAACAAAGATAAAAAAAATATCAAAAAACATAAAGAAGAAAAAGATTTGAGTAAAAATTTGTATTTGTCTCCTGAGCCAATTGTATCTAACGATTTTGTTAAGCGGGATACTTTTTATTTGAGATTTGGAATTAATCCGTATTTGAAAAATAATATATTTTTTGAGAATTTTAAAAAGTCTCCCCAGGATTTTAAATATGATGTAAAGGCCTATTTATTTGATATTAAAAATAAAATGAATTTGAAGCTTCATGTTGATTTTTATGATCAACTTGTTAATTTTGAAGATGTTTTGTATCTCAATACTGTTGAGTATAATCCTTTAGATAAAGATTATAATTTAATCGCTAAAGATAAGAAGAGCGAACATTCAGTTATTAATAAAACTAATTTAGATTTGTTGCCTTTTGTTATGTATCCTTCTTTTTCTAGGAGTAGTATTAAGTATGAAAGCAAAGTAACTCTTTATTCATTTGACAGAAAGTATGATCAAAGTTCTAAAGTTTTGGATAGCAAGAGCAGTACTATTTTTTGGAAAAGTCCTGAAACTTTTTATCAAGAAGTTAATATGGGATTGATCTATGATTACAGATTTTTAACAACTAGTCTTTCAGGTATACTGAAAAATACTTTTGAAAATATATATGCTTTGTCTGAGCTTAAATTTACTTTGGAGTTTCCTTATTTATTGCAAGAGGTAGGTGTTGGAATAAAATATGATAAGAAATTTGAGGAAAAAAAGAATAAATTTCCTCTTAAGAAAATTAATATTGATAAAAATTTGAAGATGAGTCCTGCTTTATATTATAAGATAGAACCAAGATATTTAGATTATTTGAAACTTACTTTTTTAGTTGCTTATGATCCTTTGATTAATAGAGTGTCTGAGCTTTCGTTTAAGTTTAATTCTTATGATTTTAAATTTGCGTTTGCGATGAAAGATGAATTTGAATATAAATATGATAAATCGATTGGTGATTTTGTAAAAGTAGGATCTACAACTAAGTTTGTTCCATATTCTTTAAGTACTCAATATAAAAGAGATTTACATACTTTCAAATTTTTTGATGAAAAGTTTTCATTTGGATTAGCAATAGATGTTGGATGGGAAATGAATTTACAGAAATTTGTCGATAATGAACTTTGGGCTGAGTTCATTATCGAATTTAAGTATGCTAAATTTTTTGAATTGCACTTTTCTACTCGTTCTCTTAATACGAAAACTTTTAGATATTTTAGTGGATATATGAATCAGGTTGGTCTTGAGACAATTAATATTTTTACAGATCTGCTTGAATCATTTAATTTCTTTGACATTCAGGATAGAAAAGAATCATTATTTAAAATTAAGAAAATTAGTACAGGCTTTAAATTTAATTTTTACGATTGGAAATTTGGTGGAGAGTATAGTTTAAATCCAGATATTTTCAAGGATGCTAATGATAGGTATTCTTCTATTTGGAGAAATAATTTTTCAATTTATATTTCTTGGAACTTTTTTGAACCTGTTAAGTCATCGTTTGAAAATAATGCAAGTACTAATTATAAACTTTTAATTAACCGTAAATCTAATAGGTAA
- the uvrA gene encoding excinuclease ABC subunit UvrA, producing the protein MREKITVRGAREHNLKNVNIDIPRNSLVVISGKSGSGKSSLAFDTIFAEGQRRYMESVSSYARQFLGVMKKPNVEYIGGLSPAISIEQRTISNNPRSTVGTITEIYDYYRLLFSKIGKPYCPKDGSLIEGQSLDTMINSVLSYSEGSKVILFAPVVMGAKGTHKKELENILNQGFNRVRIDSQDYLIEDAVNLSLDKNKKHNIEVIVDRIKLNSDIRIRLSESIETALFISNGYLRVEIENDLEKIDKIFTEHNSCPLCGFSLPAIEPRLFSFNSPFGACSECSGLGITLDFDFEKICPNVELSFNDDAFITFKTSSSWSLAIFKGLAKHYSFSLDTPIKDIPECILRKILYGANEKIDFVYQSKGMASEEIDGGFRYSKEFEGLIPLLKRRYLSTESESARLFYEGLMSRKICNSCKGKRLSLEALSIKLDGKDIQELSNLSVIDSYLFFENIELDELDTKISKEILKEIKSRLKFLIDVGLSYLYLDRMSGTLSGGEAQRIRLATQIGSALAGVLYILDEPSIGLHQRDNEKLISTLISLKELGNTVIVVEHDEQTLRTADYIVDVGPGAGIHGGEIVAQGTLADILNNENSLTGKYLSGQLKIEVPKTRRKKGKEEILLLNANKNNLKNIDVRIPLGIFTVITGVSGSGKSTLLNEVLYPALDSRLKLNTSYFDGFEDIIGYEQIDKIIQINQKPIGKTPRSNPATYVGFFTEIRELFAKLPESRARGFKAGRFSFNIKGGRCEKCQGDGYLNIQMHFLPDIFVPCDLCKGKKFNEETLEIRYKGKNIYDVLEMSVLEAKDFFESIPKVNHYLNVLKEVGLGYIKLGQASTTLSGGEAQRIKLAFELGKKSTGKTFYIIDEPTTGLHFDDISRLLEVLQLLVQNGNTVVLIEHNLDVIKQADYIIDLGPEGGVSGGNIIVSGTPEEVSKCKNSYTGMFLKSLL; encoded by the coding sequence TTGAGAGAAAAAATTACTGTAAGGGGTGCAAGAGAGCATAATTTAAAAAATGTTAATATTGATATTCCTAGGAATAGTTTGGTAGTTATATCTGGAAAAAGTGGTTCTGGTAAGTCTTCTTTGGCTTTTGATACAATTTTTGCAGAAGGTCAAAGAAGATATATGGAATCTGTATCATCTTATGCAAGACAATTCTTGGGGGTAATGAAGAAACCTAACGTTGAGTATATAGGAGGACTTTCACCTGCTATTTCAATTGAGCAGAGAACAATAAGCAATAATCCAAGGTCAACTGTTGGGACAATTACTGAAATTTATGATTATTATAGATTATTATTTTCAAAAATTGGTAAGCCATATTGTCCAAAAGATGGGAGTTTAATAGAGGGGCAATCTCTAGATACGATGATTAATTCTGTTTTAAGTTATTCTGAAGGATCTAAGGTTATATTATTTGCTCCTGTTGTTATGGGAGCAAAAGGTACTCATAAAAAAGAGCTTGAAAATATATTAAATCAAGGGTTTAATAGAGTAAGAATAGATTCCCAAGATTATTTAATAGAAGATGCTGTTAATTTGAGTTTGGATAAAAATAAAAAACATAATATTGAAGTTATAGTAGATAGGATAAAATTGAATAGTGATATAAGAATTAGGCTTTCAGAATCTATTGAAACTGCTTTATTTATTTCTAATGGGTATCTACGTGTAGAGATTGAAAATGATTTAGAAAAGATAGACAAAATTTTTACAGAACATAATAGTTGTCCTTTGTGTGGGTTTTCTCTTCCTGCAATAGAACCAAGGCTTTTTTCTTTTAATAGCCCGTTTGGGGCTTGTAGTGAATGTTCTGGTCTTGGTATTACACTTGATTTTGATTTTGAAAAGATTTGTCCTAATGTAGAACTTTCTTTTAATGATGATGCATTTATTACTTTTAAAACCAGTTCATCTTGGTCTTTAGCGATTTTTAAAGGACTTGCTAAGCATTATAGTTTTAGTTTAGATACTCCTATAAAAGATATTCCGGAATGTATTCTTAGAAAGATTTTGTATGGAGCCAATGAAAAAATAGATTTTGTTTATCAGTCTAAAGGAATGGCGAGTGAAGAAATAGATGGTGGTTTTCGCTATTCTAAGGAATTTGAGGGCCTTATTCCTCTTTTGAAGAGGCGTTATCTTTCAACTGAATCTGAGAGTGCTAGATTGTTTTATGAAGGTTTGATGTCTCGCAAGATTTGCAATTCTTGTAAAGGTAAACGCTTGAGCCTTGAGGCTTTATCTATTAAGTTAGATGGAAAAGATATTCAGGAACTCAGTAACCTTTCTGTTATAGATTCTTATTTATTTTTTGAGAATATTGAGCTTGATGAGCTTGATACAAAAATTTCTAAAGAGATTTTAAAAGAGATTAAGAGCAGGCTTAAATTTTTAATTGATGTTGGACTTTCTTATTTATATTTAGATAGGATGTCTGGTACCCTTTCAGGGGGTGAGGCTCAACGAATTAGGCTTGCTACTCAAATAGGTTCAGCTCTTGCTGGAGTTCTTTATATACTTGATGAACCTAGTATTGGATTGCATCAAAGAGATAATGAAAAGTTAATAAGTACTCTTATTAGTTTGAAAGAACTTGGCAATACAGTAATTGTTGTAGAGCATGATGAGCAAACTTTGCGTACTGCTGATTATATTGTCGATGTTGGGCCTGGAGCTGGTATTCATGGTGGAGAGATAGTTGCTCAGGGAACTTTAGCTGATATTTTGAATAATGAAAATAGTTTGACCGGAAAGTATTTAAGTGGTCAGCTTAAAATAGAAGTTCCAAAAACAAGGCGTAAGAAGGGAAAAGAAGAAATTTTGCTTTTAAATGCTAATAAAAATAATTTAAAGAATATTGATGTTCGCATTCCTTTGGGAATTTTTACTGTAATAACGGGAGTTTCTGGTAGTGGTAAAAGTACTCTTTTAAATGAAGTATTATATCCTGCTCTTGATAGTAGGTTGAAATTAAATACAAGTTATTTTGATGGGTTTGAGGATATCATTGGATATGAACAAATTGACAAAATTATTCAGATAAATCAAAAGCCAATAGGTAAGACACCAAGATCAAATCCTGCAACTTATGTTGGGTTTTTTACAGAAATCAGAGAACTATTCGCTAAGCTTCCAGAGTCTAGAGCGAGGGGATTTAAGGCTGGTAGATTTTCTTTTAATATTAAGGGTGGGCGTTGTGAAAAGTGTCAGGGTGATGGATATTTAAATATTCAAATGCATTTTTTGCCTGATATTTTTGTTCCTTGTGATTTGTGTAAGGGTAAAAAATTTAATGAGGAAACCTTAGAAATTAGATATAAAGGAAAAAATATTTATGATGTTTTAGAAATGAGTGTTCTTGAGGCGAAAGATTTTTTTGAAAGTATTCCGAAGGTTAATCATTATTTAAACGTTTTAAAGGAAGTGGGTCTTGGATATATTAAGTTAGGTCAAGCCTCAACAACCCTTTCAGGAGGAGAGGCTCAACGGATCAAATTAGCTTTTGAGCTTGGAAAGAAGAGTACAGGGAAGACTTTTTACATTATTGATGAACCAACAACAGGTTTACATTTTGACGATATAAGCAGATTATTGGAGGTATTACAATTGCTTGTTCAGAATGGAAACACTGTGGTTTTAATAGAACATAATTTAGATGTGATTAAGCAAGCAGATTATATAATAGATTTAGGTCCTGAAGGTGGAGTGTCTGGAGGAAATATTATTGTATCTGGAACTCCTGAAGAGGTTTCAAAATGCAAAAATTCCTATACAGGAATGTTCTTAAAAAGTCTTTTGTAA
- a CDS encoding ribonuclease H family protein — protein sequence MKKYYACVLKNKNEKIIFTSWEECKNKIKGQSNKIKSFQTKKEAENWLLRDGKTDIYYPEGIYFDSGTGRGKGIEIRVVNEKGISIINKIIDQSLINDYNNYYIKNFDGISNNYGELFGLYVALKIALKENIKNIFGDSKLVIDYWSKGFYNKNLNINTIKLIQNVTKLRNTFEEKGGKILLISGSNNIADLGFHKR from the coding sequence ATGAAAAAATACTATGCATGCGTATTAAAAAACAAAAATGAAAAAATTATCTTTACATCCTGGGAAGAATGCAAAAATAAAATTAAAGGACAATCAAACAAAATAAAAAGCTTCCAAACAAAAAAAGAAGCAGAAAATTGGCTCTTAAGAGATGGTAAAACTGATATCTACTATCCAGAAGGAATATACTTTGACTCTGGAACCGGAAGAGGCAAAGGCATAGAAATCAGAGTTGTCAATGAAAAAGGAATATCTATAATCAACAAGATTATAGATCAAAGTCTAATTAATGATTATAATAATTATTATATCAAAAATTTCGATGGAATCAGCAATAATTATGGCGAACTATTTGGGCTATACGTTGCATTAAAAATAGCTTTAAAAGAAAACATAAAAAACATATTTGGAGATAGCAAGCTAGTAATTGATTATTGGTCTAAAGGATTTTATAATAAAAACTTAAATATAAATACCATAAAATTAATTCAAAATGTAACCAAACTAAGAAATACCTTTGAAGAAAAAGGAGGAAAAATATTATTGATATCAGGAAGTAATAATATTGCAGATCTTGGTTTTCATAAAAGATGA
- the uvrB gene encoding excinuclease ABC subunit UvrB, whose translation MRFCLKFDYYPAGDQPKAIKEIKQSILLNNKYQTLKGVTGSGKTFTIANIIRDLERPSLIISHNKTLAAQLYREFKDFFPNNAVEYFVSYYDYYQPESYVPSKDLYVEKEATINEEIEIKRIRTITSLSRRRDVIVIATVSSIYALGSPELFKNAAQFFFVGQKISIKEIADIFVKLQYERTLVNIEHNKFSIKGDVIEVWPSNEHGDFAYRICLDFDEIVRITRISPLTKKVLGSTDEFTLFAKSYFVIPYENILDSLPKIYADLEIQCHYFKENGKLVEAERLKQRVEYDIEMLRETGSCQGIENYYKYFDRSEMGRPYCLFDFFPRDYLLFIDESHVTLPQFRGMYNGDYSRKLNLVNFGFRLPSALENRPLKYNEFESLINQAVFISATPGLEEHEKSNIIVEQIIRPTGLVDPEIVLRISDGQMEDIYREIQKRIALNEKVLITTLTKKMAEDLTDYLLSLDIKARYLHAELNAIERVDIITSLRRSEINVIVGINLLREGLDIPEVSLVIILDADKVGFLRSTTSLIQMIGRAARNSNGCVIMYYDQVSCAMQEAIDETNRRRNIQIEYNKKNNVIPRTVIKRVQNILEKELKRETVDYNIEKVISDKKLSQKDLIIKLKFKLEEAVSDERFEDAIFLRDKIRKILKG comes from the coding sequence ATGCGATTTTGTTTAAAGTTTGATTATTATCCTGCTGGTGATCAACCAAAAGCAATTAAAGAAATTAAGCAATCTATTTTACTTAATAATAAATATCAAACTTTAAAGGGTGTTACAGGTAGTGGTAAAACTTTTACGATAGCTAATATTATTAGAGATTTAGAGCGTCCTTCTTTGATAATTAGTCATAATAAAACATTAGCAGCACAGCTTTATAGGGAATTTAAAGATTTTTTTCCAAATAATGCAGTTGAATATTTTGTTTCTTATTATGATTATTATCAACCTGAGTCTTATGTCCCTTCAAAAGATTTGTATGTAGAAAAAGAAGCTACTATTAATGAGGAAATTGAGATAAAGAGGATAAGGACGATAACATCTCTTTCCAGAAGGCGAGATGTTATTGTTATTGCTACAGTTTCTTCAATTTATGCGTTAGGCTCTCCAGAACTTTTTAAGAATGCGGCTCAGTTTTTTTTTGTAGGACAAAAAATTTCTATTAAGGAGATAGCAGATATTTTTGTTAAGCTTCAGTATGAAAGAACACTTGTGAATATTGAACATAATAAGTTTTCTATTAAGGGTGATGTTATTGAGGTATGGCCTAGTAATGAACATGGTGATTTTGCATATAGAATTTGTTTGGATTTTGATGAGATTGTTAGGATAACTAGGATTAGTCCACTTACAAAAAAGGTTTTAGGATCTACTGATGAATTCACTCTCTTTGCTAAATCTTATTTTGTTATTCCTTATGAAAATATATTGGATTCCCTTCCTAAAATATATGCTGATTTAGAAATACAATGCCATTATTTTAAGGAAAATGGTAAGCTTGTTGAGGCCGAAAGACTTAAACAGAGAGTAGAGTATGATATTGAGATGTTAAGAGAGACTGGGTCGTGTCAGGGTATAGAAAATTATTATAAATATTTTGATAGGAGTGAAATGGGTAGACCTTATTGTCTTTTTGATTTTTTTCCTAGAGATTATTTGCTCTTTATTGATGAGTCTCATGTTACTTTACCTCAGTTTAGAGGAATGTATAATGGAGATTATTCAAGAAAATTGAATCTTGTTAATTTTGGATTTAGACTTCCATCGGCACTTGAGAATAGACCCCTTAAATATAATGAGTTTGAGTCTTTGATTAATCAGGCTGTCTTTATTTCAGCAACTCCTGGTCTTGAAGAACATGAAAAGAGTAATATTATTGTTGAGCAAATAATACGTCCCACAGGTCTTGTTGATCCAGAAATTGTGCTTAGAATTTCGGACGGACAGATGGAAGATATTTATAGAGAAATTCAGAAAAGAATAGCTTTAAATGAAAAAGTTTTAATTACAACTTTGACTAAGAAAATGGCTGAGGATTTAACCGATTATTTGTTGAGTCTTGACATAAAGGCTAGATATCTGCATGCAGAGCTCAATGCTATTGAGAGAGTAGATATTATTACATCTCTTAGAAGATCAGAAATTAATGTTATTGTAGGTATTAACTTGTTAAGAGAAGGTTTAGATATTCCTGAAGTTTCTCTTGTTATTATACTAGATGCTGATAAAGTAGGCTTTTTAAGATCTACTACTTCTTTGATTCAAATGATTGGTAGGGCTGCTAGAAACTCAAATGGTTGTGTTATAATGTACTATGATCAAGTAAGTTGTGCAATGCAAGAAGCCATTGACGAAACTAATAGAAGACGCAATATTCAAATTGAGTACAATAAAAAAAATAATGTTATTCCAAGAACGGTTATTAAAAGAGTACAAAATATTTTAGAGAAAGAATTAAAACGTGAAACAGTTGATTATAATATTGAAAAAGTTATTTCTGATAAAAAATTGTCTCAAAAAGATCTTATTATTAAGCTTAAATTTAAACTTGAGGAGGCAGTTAGTGATGAAAGGTTTGAGGATGCTATCTTTCTACGAGATAAAATAAGAAAGATTCTTAAAGGATAA